From a single Endozoicomonas euniceicola genomic region:
- a CDS encoding DUF1601 domain-containing protein — translation MPRVISQKVLVVRRLLTILPCHEFPLPVTNAQHGYPGQKVLEYLAQLQQQNTWLKQPLDWSQKEPESSQKGNTPSPNSPEFIEERFTSMTRLFFFLAFLLLLPLCRGHDPLFEPYLPVSQALGIGNFDKPEVSSLAIVTWMMAGHSGSASGQVDWPFAGYFGFGDSRLTGQKAHPEMVSAMPTPEAGSVETLLCLEPAIHTINPLPYNCRSLPADACGLVVSHDPEVVDGESAPLFFPVPCDLPFTKAGASLYPLPCDDELCLGWESHSQKITLDFSQARVPDNFLRLVRRAGVLPGWFYQTTDQQGQVIYYWYDSQGNRYSISQQEYWLMLSRLFESLMHRFYPEVFDPPLPAGGGWHIWLYTRKSKPAGRQGSGRGRAGGRGKIQLAAGGRGGNPDRKRPDSKPGQRPVAYVKPQPRAGATGTRKMPEKAPDTRAAETIASLVKEFKTGDLEAAAKRFKKKYNGKDHSYFCNRIKLATKKRGFSLTLEEKKQLQPFVTHLAEVILSSQFSGKSVSTCVHSLTSSQLLYPFVSDRGLAGEIDTLTKALLIRVAQVRDLDSQGVSNLLRPLAKLVENGLQMQQANRVVRALLPQVVQVAEKQASRVQLSQTAKETSPRDRFSSQGVSNLMWALAKLVENGLVMPQAKSAVTALLPLVVQMAEGMRTSPRAGFNPQEVANLLWALAKLMENGLEMQQAHRAVTELLPQVVQMAEGASPQVGFSPQEVTNLLWALTKLVGNGLEMQQANSAVTELLPLVVQMAEGTRTSPRAGFNPQEVANLLWALAKLMENGLEMQQAHRAVTELLPLVVQMAEGTSPEAGFSSQGVSNVLWALGKLVENGHRMRQASSAVTALLPQVVQVAEGASCQDGFIPQHVASLLWALGKLVENGLRMRQANSAVTALLPLVVQVVEQSSREVVEEMSPEAGFNSQGVTNLLWALAKLVENGLEMQQAHKAMTALLPQVVEVAEKKSPEAGFSSQAVSNLLWALAKLVENGLEMPQANRAVTALLLQVVQMSEGTSLRAGFVPQHVASLLWAVAKLMENGLEMPQTNRAVTALLTQVVQMAEGTSSHAGFTSQGISNLLWALAKLMENGLGMQQAHRVVTGLLTQVVQIAEGRNLRAGFNPQEVTNLLWALAKLMENGLGMQQAHRVVTGLLTQVVQIAEGRNLRAGFNPQEVANLLWALAKLVENGLEMQQANRAVTALLLQVVQMGEGTSPQVKFNSQDIASILWSIAFLGEFIEPQTIEGVLNSVSFDKQYSLLSQAQLLWSFMVFMARKVSINNQLILLVESWYQTLAQQKNDEQLEPLLTIAGIWLEQEPFFNPKYETRPSQLQNDFKTKLTNKFPNIEFSEEQSFENLPPLDFFMGNPYRLGIEIQGPHHYTDQESLSKTGKTILKVETYKKIGLDVIEVPYRHLNRDNLSWVWAILLKKQSVIQQPRSSQ, via the coding sequence TTGCCAAGGGTAATTTCTCAAAAAGTGCTGGTTGTCAGGCGCCTGTTGACTATCCTTCCATGCCATGAATTTCCCCTCCCGGTGACCAATGCCCAGCATGGCTATCCAGGCCAAAAAGTTCTGGAGTATCTTGCTCAACTCCAGCAACAGAACACCTGGCTTAAGCAGCCACTTGACTGGTCGCAAAAAGAACCAGAATCGTCACAGAAAGGGAACACTCCCTCGCCAAACAGCCCTGAGTTTATTGAAGAGAGATTTACCAGCATGACCAGGCTCTTTTTTTTTCTGGCTTTCCTGTTGCTGTTGCCATTATGCCGCGGACATGATCCTTTGTTTGAACCTTACCTGCCTGTCTCGCAGGCTCTGGGTATTGGTAATTTCGACAAGCCTGAGGTCAGTTCCCTGGCTATTGTGACCTGGATGATGGCGGGTCATAGCGGGTCTGCTTCCGGGCAGGTCGATTGGCCGTTTGCGGGCTATTTCGGGTTTGGAGATAGTCGCCTCACCGGTCAGAAGGCCCACCCTGAAATGGTGTCGGCCATGCCGACCCCTGAGGCCGGTTCGGTTGAAACCCTGCTCTGCCTTGAGCCTGCCATCCACACAATTAATCCACTGCCTTACAATTGTCGCTCCCTGCCAGCCGATGCCTGTGGCCTGGTTGTAAGCCATGACCCCGAAGTGGTTGACGGGGAGTCTGCTCCCCTGTTTTTCCCCGTTCCCTGTGACCTTCCTTTCACGAAGGCAGGCGCCAGCCTGTATCCATTGCCCTGTGACGATGAACTCTGTCTGGGCTGGGAGAGTCATTCGCAGAAAATCACCCTTGACTTCTCTCAGGCCAGAGTACCGGATAACTTCCTGAGGCTGGTTCGACGCGCCGGTGTGCTTCCCGGGTGGTTCTATCAAACCACTGATCAGCAGGGGCAGGTTATTTACTACTGGTATGATTCTCAGGGCAATCGCTACAGCATCAGCCAGCAAGAGTACTGGCTGATGCTGTCCCGGTTATTTGAAAGCCTGATGCACCGATTCTACCCGGAGGTTTTCGACCCCCCGCTTCCGGCGGGCGGTGGCTGGCATATATGGCTCTATACGAGAAAGAGCAAGCCAGCAGGACGACAAGGCAGTGGCCGTGGGAGAGCAGGAGGGAGAGGAAAGATACAACTGGCTGCCGGAGGAAGAGGGGGCAACCCAGACAGAAAAAGACCAGACAGTAAACCAGGTCAAAGGCCTGTCGCTTATGTCAAGCCTCAACCAAGAGCGGGAGCCACCGGGACAAGGAAGATGCCAGAGAAGGCTCCGGACACCAGGGCAGCTGAAACAATAGCGAGTCTGGTGAAGGAGTTTAAAACAGGCGATCTGGAAGCGGCAGCAAAAAGGTTTAAGAAAAAATACAACGGTAAAGATCATAGCTACTTTTGCAACCGGATCAAGTTAGCCACCAAGAAGCGAGGTTTTTCCCTGACACTGGAAGAGAAAAAACAATTACAACCTTTTGTCACTCATTTAGCAGAGGTTATTTTATCCAGTCAGTTTAGTGGCAAGAGCGTCAGTACCTGTGTACACAGCTTGACGTCAAGCCAGTTGCTCTACCCATTCGTAAGCGATAGGGGTTTAGCAGGGGAGATTGACACCTTAACTAAAGCTTTGCTGATTCGAGTGGCTCAAGTCAGGGACCTTGATAGTCAAGGGGTCTCCAACCTGCTTCGGCCGCTGGCGAAGCTGGTGGAGAACGGACTCCAAATGCAACAGGCCAACAGGGTGGTGAGGGCATTGTTACCGCAGGTGGTACAGGTAGCAGAAAAGCAGGCCAGCAGGGTGCAGTTGTCGCAGACGGCAAAGGAAACGAGCCCACGGGACAGGTTTAGTTCTCAAGGGGTCTCCAACCTGATGTGGGCGCTGGCGAAACTGGTGGAGAACGGACTCGTGATGCCGCAGGCCAAAAGTGCGGTGACGGCGCTGTTGCCGCTGGTGGTGCAGATGGCAGAAGGAATGAGAACGAGCCCCCGGGCCGGGTTTAATCCTCAAGAAGTCGCCAACCTGCTGTGGGCGCTGGCGAAATTGATGGAGAACGGACTCGAAATGCAGCAGGCTCACAGGGCGGTGACGGAACTGTTGCCGCAGGTGGTGCAGATGGCAGAGGGAGCGAGCCCCCAGGTCGGGTTTAGTCCTCAGGAAGTCACCAACCTGCTGTGGGCGCTGACGAAATTGGTGGGGAACGGGCTCGAAATGCAGCAGGCCAACAGTGCGGTGACGGAACTGTTGCCGCTGGTGGTGCAGATGGCAGAAGGAACGAGAACGAGCCCCCGGGCCGGGTTTAATCCTCAAGAAGTCGCCAACCTGCTGTGGGCGCTGGCGAAACTGATGGAGAACGGACTCGAAATGCAGCAGGCTCACAGGGCGGTGACGGAACTGTTGCCGCTGGTGGTGCAGATGGCAGAAGGAACGAGCCCCGAGGCCGGGTTCAGCTCTCAAGGGGTCTCCAACGTGCTGTGGGCGCTGGGGAAACTGGTGGAGAACGGACACAGGATGCGACAGGCCAGCAGTGCGGTGACGGCGCTGTTGCCGCAGGTGGTGCAGGTGGCAGAGGGAGCGAGTTGCCAAGATGGGTTTATTCCACAACACGTTGCCAGCCTGCTGTGGGCGCTGGGGAAACTGGTGGAGAACGGACTCAGGATGCGACAGGCCAACAGTGCGGTGACGGCGCTTTTGCCACTGGTGGTGCAGGTGGTAGAGCAGAGCAGCAGGGAGGTAGTAGAGGAAATGAGCCCCGAGGCCGGGTTCAATTCTCAAGGGGTCACCAACCTGCTGTGGGCGCTGGCGAAACTGGTGGAGAACGGACTCGAAATGCAACAGGCTCACAAGGCGATGACGGCACTGTTGCCACAAGTGGTGGAGGTGGCAGAGAAAAAGAGCCCCGAGGCTGGGTTCAGTTCTCAAGCGGTCTCCAACCTGCTATGGGCGCTGGCGAAACTGGTGGAGAACGGACTCGAAATGCCGCAGGCCAACAGGGCGGTGACGGCACTGTTGTTGCAGGTGGTACAAATGTCAGAGGGAACGAGCCTCCGGGCCGGTTTTGTTCCACAACACGTTGCCAGCCTGCTGTGGGCGGTGGCGAAACTGATGGAGAACGGACTCGAAATGCCGCAGACCAACAGGGCGGTGACGGCACTGTTGACGCAGGTGGTACAGATGGCAGAGGGAACGAGCTCTCATGCCGGGTTCACTTCTCAAGGGATCTCCAACCTGCTGTGGGCGCTGGCGAAACTGATGGAGAACGGGCTCGGAATGCAGCAGGCTCACAGGGTGGTGACGGGACTGTTGACGCAGGTGGTACAGATAGCAGAGGGAAGGAACCTCCGGGCCGGGTTTAATCCTCAGGAAGTCACCAACCTGCTGTGGGCGCTGGCGAAACTGATGGAGAACGGGCTCGGAATGCAGCAGGCTCACAGGGTGGTGACGGGACTGTTGACGCAGGTGGTACAGATAGCAGAGGGAAGGAACCTCCGGGCCGGGTTTAATCCTCAGGAAGTCGCCAACCTGCTGTGGGCGCTGGCGAAACTGGTGGAGAACGGACTCGAAATGCAGCAGGCTAACAGGGCGGTGACGGCACTGTTGTTGCAGGTGGTACAGATGGGAGAGGGAACGAGCCCCCAAGTCAAGTTTAACTCTCAGGATATAGCCAGCATACTTTGGTCAATAGCTTTCCTGGGAGAATTTATTGAGCCTCAAACAATTGAGGGCGTATTAAATAGCGTCTCTTTTGATAAACAATATTCATTATTATCACAAGCTCAGCTGCTTTGGAGTTTTATGGTATTTATGGCCAGAAAGGTTTCAATTAATAACCAGTTAATATTGCTGGTGGAATCCTGGTATCAAACTTTGGCACAACAAAAAAATGATGAGCAATTGGAACCACTGTTAACAATAGCCGGGATATGGCTTGAGCAAGAACCATTTTTTAATCCGAAATACGAAACTCGTCCCTCCCAATTGCAGAATGATTTTAAAACCAAATTGACTAATAAATTTCCCAATATAGAGTTCTCAGAGGAACAGTCTTTTGAAAATTTACCTCCGCTTGATTTTTTTATGGGTAATCCCTATCGATTAGGTATTGAAATTCAGGGGCCACATCATTATACGGACCAGGAGTCATTATCAAAAACAGGAAAGACGATCCTGAAAGTTGAGACATACAAAAAGATAGGCCTCGATGTCATAGAAGTTCCTTACAGGCATCTGAATAGAGATAATTTAAGTTGGGTTTGGGCTATTTTGTTGAAAAAACAGAGTGTGATTCAGCAACCTCGATCATCTCAGTAA
- a CDS encoding DUF1601 domain-containing protein → MNFPSPVTNAQHGYPGQKVLEYLAQLQQQNAWLKQPLDWSQKEPESSQKGNTPSPNIPEFIEERFTSMTRLFFFLAFLLLLPLCHGHDPLFEPYLPVSQALGIGNFDKPEVSSLAIMTWMMAGHRGAASGQVDWPFAGYFGFGDSRLTGQKAYPEMVSAMPTPEADSAETLLCLEPATHTINPLPYNCRSLPADACGLVVSHDLEVVDGEPAPLFFPFPCDLPFTKAGASLYPLPCDDELCLGWESHSQKITLDFSQARVPDNFLRLVQRAGVLPGWFYQTTDQQGQVIYYWYDSQGNRYSVSQQEYWLMLSGLFESLMRRFYPEVFDPPLPAGGGWHIWLYTRKSKPAGRQGSGRGRAGGGGKIKQAAGGRGGNPDRKRPGSKPGQRPVAYVKPQPRAGATGTRKMPEKAPDTRAAETIASLVKEFKTGDLEAAAKRFKKKYNGKDHSYFCNQIKLATKERGFSLTLEEKKQLQPFVTHLTEVILSSQFSGKSVSTCVHSLTSSQLLYPFVSDRGLAGEINALTKALLIRVAQVRDLDSQGVSNLLRALAKLVENGLQMQQANRAVRALLPQVVQVAEKQASRVQLSQTAKETSPRDRFSSQGVSNLMWALAKMVENGLVMPQAKSAVTALLPLVVQMAEGMRTSPRAGFNPQEVANLLWALAKLMENGLEMQQAHRAVTALLTQVVQIAEGRNLRAGFNPQEVANLLWALAKLMENGLEMEQAHRAVTALLPQVVQVAEGTSSQAGFTSQGVSNLLWALAKLVENGLEMQQAQRAVTALLPQVVLMSEGTSLRAGFVPQHVASLLWALAKLVENGLEMQQAQSAVTALLPLVVQMAEGTSPEAGFSSQGVSNVLWALGKLVENGLRMRQANSAVTALLPLVVQVVEQSSREVVEETSPEAGFNSQGVSNLMWALAKLVENGLEMQQAHRAVTALLPQVVQVAGGMNLRAGFNAQEVANLLWALAKLVERGLEMPQTNRAVTALLTQVVQMSEGTSLRAGFRSQGVANLLWALAKLVENGLEMQQAHKAMTALLPQVVEVAEKKSLEAGFSSQAVSNLLWALAKLMENGLGMQQAHRAVTALLPQVVQVAEGTSLRAGFCSQGVANLLWALAKLMENGLEMQQAHRAVTALLPQVVQVAEGTSLRAGFNPQEVANLLWALAKLVENGLEMQQAHRAVTALLPQVVQVAEGASPQAEFSSQGVANLLWALAKLVENGLEMHQIHRAVTALLSQVVQMAEGTSPQVKFNSQDIASILWSIAFLGEFIEPQTIEGVLNSFSFDKQYSVLPQAQLLWSFMVFMARKVSINNQLILLVKSWYQTLAQQKNDEQLESLLTIAGIWLEQEPFFNPKYKTRPSQLQNDFKTKLTNKFPNIEFSEEQAFENLPPLDFFIGNPYRLGIEIQGPHHFTDQESLSKTGKTILKVETYKKVGLDVIEVPYRHLNRDNLSWVWAILLKKQSVIQQPRSSQ, encoded by the coding sequence ATGAATTTCCCCTCCCCGGTGACCAATGCCCAGCATGGCTATCCAGGCCAAAAAGTTCTGGAGTATCTTGCTCAACTCCAGCAACAGAACGCCTGGCTTAAGCAGCCACTTGACTGGTCGCAAAAAGAACCAGAATCATCACAGAAAGGGAACACTCCCTCGCCAAACATCCCTGAGTTTATTGAAGAGAGATTTACCAGCATGACCAGGCTCTTTTTTTTTCTGGCTTTCCTTTTGCTGTTGCCATTATGCCACGGACATGATCCCTTGTTTGAACCTTACCTGCCTGTCTCGCAGGCTCTGGGTATTGGTAATTTCGACAAACCTGAGGTCAGTTCCCTGGCTATTATGACCTGGATGATGGCGGGTCATAGGGGGGCTGCTTCCGGGCAGGTCGATTGGCCGTTTGCGGGCTATTTCGGGTTTGGAGATAGTCGCCTCACCGGTCAGAAGGCCTACCCTGAAATGGTGTCGGCCATGCCGACCCCTGAGGCCGATTCGGCTGAAACCCTGCTATGCCTTGAGCCTGCCACCCACACAATCAATCCACTGCCTTACAATTGTCGCTCCCTGCCAGCCGATGCCTGTGGTCTGGTTGTAAGCCATGACCTCGAAGTGGTTGACGGGGAGCCTGCTCCCCTGTTTTTCCCCTTTCCCTGTGACCTTCCTTTCACGAAGGCAGGCGCCAGCCTGTATCCATTGCCCTGCGACGATGAACTCTGTCTGGGCTGGGAGAGTCATTCGCAGAAAATCACCCTTGACTTCTCTCAGGCCAGAGTGCCGGATAACTTCCTGAGGCTGGTTCAACGCGCCGGTGTGCTTCCCGGGTGGTTCTATCAAACCACTGATCAGCAGGGGCAGGTTATTTACTACTGGTATGATTCTCAGGGCAATCGCTACAGCGTCAGCCAGCAAGAGTACTGGCTGATGCTGTCCGGGTTATTTGAAAGCTTGATGCGCCGATTCTACCCGGAGGTTTTCGACCCCCCGCTTCCGGCGGGCGGTGGCTGGCATATATGGCTCTATACGAGAAAGAGCAAGCCAGCAGGACGACAAGGCAGTGGCCGTGGGAGAGCAGGCGGGGGAGGAAAGATAAAACAGGCTGCCGGAGGAAGAGGGGGCAACCCAGACAGAAAAAGACCAGGCAGTAAACCAGGTCAAAGGCCTGTCGCTTATGTCAAGCCTCAACCAAGAGCGGGAGCCACCGGGACAAGGAAGATGCCAGAGAAGGCTCCGGACACCAGGGCAGCTGAAACAATAGCGAGCCTGGTGAAGGAGTTTAAAACAGGCGATCTGGAAGCGGCAGCAAAAAGGTTTAAGAAAAAATACAACGGTAAAGATCATAGCTACTTTTGCAACCAGATCAAGTTAGCCACCAAGGAGCGAGGTTTTTCCCTGACACTGGAAGAGAAAAAACAATTACAACCTTTTGTCACTCATTTAACAGAGGTTATTTTATCCAGTCAGTTTAGTGGCAAGAGCGTCAGTACCTGTGTACACAGCTTGACGTCAAGCCAGTTGCTCTACCCATTCGTAAGCGATAGGGGTTTAGCAGGGGAGATTAACGCCTTAACTAAAGCCTTGCTGATTCGAGTGGCTCAAGTCAGGGACCTTGATAGTCAAGGGGTCTCCAACCTGCTTCGGGCGCTGGCGAAGCTGGTGGAGAACGGACTCCAAATGCAACAGGCCAACAGGGCGGTGAGGGCATTGTTACCGCAGGTGGTGCAGGTAGCAGAAAAGCAGGCCAGCAGGGTGCAGTTGTCGCAGACGGCAAAGGAAACGAGCCCACGGGACAGGTTTAGTTCTCAAGGGGTCTCCAACCTGATGTGGGCGCTGGCGAAAATGGTGGAGAACGGACTCGTGATGCCGCAGGCCAAAAGTGCGGTGACGGCGCTGTTGCCGCTGGTGGTGCAGATGGCAGAAGGAATGAGAACGAGCCCCCGGGCCGGGTTTAATCCTCAAGAAGTCGCCAACCTGCTGTGGGCGCTGGCGAAATTGATGGAGAACGGACTCGAAATGCAGCAGGCTCACAGGGCGGTGACGGCACTGTTGACGCAGGTGGTACAGATAGCAGAGGGAAGGAACCTCCGGGCCGGGTTTAATCCTCAGGAAGTCGCCAACCTGCTGTGGGCGCTGGCGAAACTGATGGAGAACGGGCTCGAAATGGAGCAGGCTCACAGGGCGGTGACGGCACTGTTGCCGCAGGTGGTACAGGTGGCAGAGGGAACGAGCTCTCAGGCCGGGTTTACTTCTCAAGGGGTCTCCAACCTGCTGTGGGCGCTGGCGAAACTGGTGGAGAACGGACTCGAAATGCAGCAGGCCCAAAGGGCGGTGACGGCACTGTTGCCGCAGGTGGTACTGATGTCAGAGGGAACGAGCCTCCGGGCCGGGTTTGTTCCACAACACGTTGCCAGCCTGCTGTGGGCGCTGGCGAAACTGGTGGAGAACGGGCTCGAAATGCAGCAGGCCCAAAGTGCGGTGACGGCGCTGTTGCCGCTGGTGGTGCAGATGGCAGAAGGAACGAGCCCCGAGGCCGGGTTCAGCTCTCAAGGGGTCTCCAACGTGCTGTGGGCGCTGGGGAAACTGGTGGAGAACGGACTCAGGATGCGACAAGCCAACAGTGCGGTGACGGCGCTGTTGCCACTGGTGGTACAGGTGGTAGAGCAGAGCAGCAGGGAGGTAGTAGAGGAAACGAGCCCCGAGGCCGGGTTCAATTCTCAAGGGGTCTCCAACCTGATGTGGGCGCTGGCGAAACTGGTGGAGAACGGACTCGAAATGCAGCAGGCTCACAGGGCGGTGACGGCACTGTTGCCGCAGGTGGTACAGGTGGCAGGGGGAATGAACCTTCGGGCTGGGTTTAATGCTCAGGAAGTCGCCAACCTGCTGTGGGCGCTGGCGAAACTGGTGGAGAGAGGACTCGAAATGCCGCAGACCAACAGAGCGGTGACGGCACTGTTGACGCAGGTGGTACAGATGTCAGAGGGAACGAGCCTCCGGGCCGGGTTCCGTTCTCAGGGGGTCGCCAACCTGCTGTGGGCGCTGGCGAAACTGGTGGAGAACGGACTCGAAATGCAACAGGCTCACAAGGCGATGACGGCACTGTTGCCACAAGTGGTGGAGGTGGCAGAGAAAAAGAGCCTCGAGGCCGGGTTCAGTTCTCAAGCGGTCTCCAACCTGCTGTGGGCGCTGGCGAAACTGATGGAGAACGGGCTCGGAATGCAGCAGGCTCACAGGGCGGTGACGGCACTGTTACCGCAGGTGGTACAGGTGGCAGAGGGAACGAGCCTCCGGGCCGGGTTCTGTTCTCAGGGGGTCGCCAACCTGCTGTGGGCGCTGGCGAAACTGATGGAGAACGGGCTCGAAATGCAGCAGGCTCACAGGGCGGTGACGGCACTGTTACCGCAGGTGGTACAGGTGGCAGAGGGAACGAGCCTTCGGGCCGGGTTTAATCCTCAGGAAGTCGCCAACCTGCTGTGGGCGCTGGCGAAACTGGTGGAGAACGGGCTCGAAATGCAGCAGGCTCACAGGGCGGTGACGGCACTGTTGCCGCAGGTGGTGCAGGTGGCAGAAGGAGCGAGCCCCCAGGCTGAGTTCAGTTCTCAAGGGGTCGCCAACCTGCTGTGGGCGCTGGCAAAACTGGTGGAGAACGGACTCGAAATGCATCAGATTCACAGGGCGGTGACGGCATTGTTGTCGCAGGTGGTACAGATGGCAGAGGGAACGAGCCCCCAAGTCAAGTTTAACTCTCAGGATATAGCCAGCATACTTTGGTCAATAGCTTTCCTGGGAGAATTTATTGAGCCTCAAACAATTGAGGGCGTATTAAATAGCTTCTCTTTTGATAAACAATATTCAGTATTACCACAAGCTCAGCTGCTTTGGAGTTTTATGGTATTTATGGCCAGAAAGGTTTCAATTAATAACCAGTTAATATTGCTGGTGAAATCCTGGTATCAAACTTTGGCACAACAAAAAAATGATGAGCAATTGGAATCACTGTTAACAATAGCCGGGATATGGCTTGAGCAAGAACCATTTTTTAATCCGAAATACAAAACTCGTCCCTCCCAATTGCAGAATGACTTTAAAACCAAATTGACTAATAAATTTCCCAATATAGAGTTCTCAGAGGAACAGGCTTTTGAAAATTTACCTCCGCTTGATTTTTTTATAGGTAATCCCTATCGATTAGGTATTGAAATTCAGGGGCCACATCATTTTACGGATCAGGAGTCATTATCAAAAACAGGAAAGACGATCCTGAAGGTTGAGACATACAAAAAGGTAGGCCTCGATGTCATAGAAGTTCCTTACAGGCATCTGAATAGAGATAATTTAAGTTGGGTTTGGGCTATTTTGTTGAAAAAACAGAGTGTGATTCAGCAACCTCGATCATCTCAGTAA